One Halomonas sp. M4R1S46 genomic window carries:
- the recG gene encoding ATP-dependent DNA helicase RecG, whose product MSGLDAPVTDLKGVGEALALKLSRLRIETVTDLLFHLPLRYQDRTRVTPIATLRAGGEAVVEGEVMAAEVVRGRRRSLLVRLRDGSGILSLRFFHFSPAQQQQFRPGVRVRAFGEARAGATGLELYHPEYRLLGEGAPPVEDHLTPIYPTTEGLHQTRLRALIDQALARLDAAPEALPEWLPEALRQRFALPELHHCLAVLHHPPPEVDPGTLAEGHHPATRRLALEELLAHQLSLREVRLRIQEDGAPPLPDGRGLQARFLTQLPFSLTAAQRRVLDEIRTDLADEMPMLRLVQGDVGSGKTVVAAMAALSAIAGGCQAAMMAPTELLAEQHYRAFQRWFAPLGIEVAWLAGKLKGKARLDTKAAILDGRAQMVVGTHALFQGDVHFQRLGLAIIDEQHRFGVHQRLALREKGEAGGLTPHQLVMTATPIPRTLAMSAYADLDVSVIDELPPGRTPVTTAVVPDERRPEVVARIRHACAEGRQAYWVCTLIEESEALQCQAAEATRDELGEALPELAIGLVHGRMKAAEKAEVMDAFKEGALDLLVATTVIEVGVDVPNASLMIIENPERLGLSQLHQLRGRVGRGATASFCVLLYHPPLSDHSRRRLTVMRETTDGFRIAEQDLAIRGPGEVLGTRQTGLAAMKIADLERDADLLPSVSPLAEALLTTRPEASRPLIRRWLGEEAGRYGQV is encoded by the coding sequence ATGAGTGGCCTCGATGCCCCCGTCACGGACCTCAAGGGCGTCGGCGAGGCACTGGCCCTGAAGCTGTCCCGACTGCGCATCGAGACCGTTACCGACCTGCTGTTCCATCTGCCGCTGCGCTACCAGGACCGTACCCGTGTCACGCCCATCGCCACCCTGCGCGCCGGCGGCGAGGCCGTGGTGGAGGGCGAGGTGATGGCCGCCGAGGTCGTGCGCGGCCGGCGGCGCAGCCTGCTGGTGCGCCTGCGCGACGGCTCCGGCATCCTCAGCCTGCGCTTCTTCCACTTCTCGCCGGCCCAGCAGCAGCAGTTCCGCCCGGGCGTGCGGGTGCGCGCCTTCGGCGAGGCCCGGGCCGGCGCCACGGGGCTCGAGCTCTATCACCCGGAATACCGGTTGCTGGGCGAGGGGGCGCCACCGGTGGAGGATCACCTGACCCCCATCTACCCGACCACCGAGGGCCTGCACCAGACCCGGCTGCGGGCCCTGATCGACCAGGCCCTGGCGCGCCTCGACGCCGCCCCCGAGGCCCTGCCGGAATGGCTGCCCGAGGCATTGCGTCAGCGCTTCGCCCTGCCCGAGCTCCACCATTGCCTGGCCGTGCTGCACCATCCCCCGCCGGAGGTCGATCCCGGGACCCTCGCCGAGGGTCATCACCCCGCCACCCGGCGCCTGGCCCTGGAGGAGCTGCTGGCTCACCAGCTGAGCCTGCGGGAGGTGCGCCTGCGCATCCAGGAAGACGGCGCCCCGCCGCTGCCCGATGGGCGCGGGCTGCAGGCTCGCTTCCTCACCCAGCTGCCCTTCTCGCTGACCGCCGCCCAGCGTCGGGTGCTCGACGAGATCCGGACCGACCTCGCCGACGAGATGCCCATGCTGCGCCTCGTGCAGGGCGACGTCGGCTCGGGCAAGACGGTGGTGGCCGCCATGGCGGCGCTGTCGGCCATCGCCGGCGGCTGCCAGGCGGCCATGATGGCACCCACCGAGCTCCTCGCCGAGCAGCACTACCGCGCCTTCCAGCGCTGGTTCGCACCGCTCGGCATCGAGGTGGCCTGGCTGGCCGGCAAGCTCAAGGGCAAGGCCCGGCTGGATACCAAGGCGGCGATCCTCGACGGTCGGGCGCAGATGGTGGTGGGGACCCATGCGCTGTTCCAGGGCGACGTGCACTTCCAGCGCCTCGGCCTGGCGATCATCGACGAGCAGCACCGCTTCGGCGTTCACCAGCGCCTGGCGCTGCGCGAGAAGGGCGAGGCCGGCGGCCTGACCCCTCATCAGCTGGTGATGACCGCCACCCCCATCCCGCGCACCCTGGCGATGAGCGCCTATGCGGACCTGGACGTCTCGGTCATCGACGAGCTGCCCCCCGGGCGCACCCCGGTGACCACGGCGGTGGTGCCCGACGAGCGGCGCCCCGAGGTGGTGGCGCGGATCCGCCACGCCTGTGCCGAGGGTCGCCAGGCCTATTGGGTGTGCACCCTGATCGAGGAGTCCGAGGCCTTGCAGTGCCAGGCGGCGGAGGCCACCCGTGACGAACTGGGGGAGGCCCTTCCCGAGCTCGCCATCGGCCTGGTCCATGGCCGCATGAAGGCTGCCGAGAAGGCGGAGGTGATGGACGCCTTCAAGGAGGGGGCGCTCGACCTGCTGGTAGCCACCACGGTGATCGAGGTCGGTGTCGATGTGCCCAACGCCAGCCTGATGATCATCGAGAATCCCGAGCGTCTCGGCCTGTCGCAGCTGCACCAGCTGCGGGGCCGGGTGGGCCGCGGCGCCACCGCGAGCTTCTGCGTGCTGCTCTACCATCCGCCCCTGTCGGACCACTCGCGGCGCCGACTGACCGTGATGCGCGAGACCACGGACGGCTTTCGCATCGCCGAGCAGGACCTGGCGATCCGTGGCCCCGGCGAGGTGCTGGGCACCCGACAGACGGGACTGGCCGCCATGAAGATCGCCGACCTGGAGCGCGATGCCGACCTGCTGCCCTCGGTCTCGCCGCTGGCCGAGGCGCTGCTGACCACACGGCCGGAGGCCAGCCGCCCGCTGATCCGCCGCTGGCTCGGCGAGGAAGCGGGGCGTTACGGGCAGGTCTGA
- the rpoZ gene encoding DNA-directed RNA polymerase subunit omega encodes MARVTVEDCLENVENRFKLVMISTQRARQLARGSRDALLPWENDKPTVMALREIAEGLVDSSVLDEPVEAAPIRPRPEAEPGIPAEE; translated from the coding sequence ATGGCGCGAGTCACAGTCGAAGATTGTCTGGAAAACGTCGAAAACCGCTTCAAGCTGGTGATGATCTCCACCCAGCGTGCCCGTCAGCTGGCCCGCGGCTCCCGCGATGCCCTGCTGCCCTGGGAGAACGACAAGCCCACCGTGATGGCGCTGCGCGAGATCGCCGAGGGCCTGGTCGATTCCAGCGTGCTGGATGAACCGGTCGAGGCCGCGCCGATCCGCCCCCGCCCCGAGGCCGAGCCGGGCATCCCCGCCGAGGAGTGA
- a CDS encoding MFS transporter encodes MASATPSATARNPRLAELALALGGFGIGTSEFVIMGLMNRVAADLQVATADVGYAISSYALGVVVGAPLIAALAARVPRRALLIALMLVFAVGNLASALATAFWPFVGLRFLAGLPHGAYFGVAALVAAAAVPIDQRARAVSRVMLGLTSAIVVGAPLATWAGQWLGWPVAFAGVGGIALATAVLIRLWVPAQAPNPQASPRRELSGLVKRRVLATLGVASIGFGGMFAVFSYVVPTLSAQAGMAESVGPWVLAIFGIGTILGNLVGARAADKHLMRAIPCILGWCLVVQGGFYVAANHLVSGLLFVGLVGTSMALGPALQTRLMDVAGDAQTMAASMNHAAFNCANALGAWLAAVVIKAGADWSASGLVGAALALGGLLVFAADRRLEQRARLRAAAA; translated from the coding sequence ATGGCGTCCGCCACCCCCAGCGCCACGGCGCGCAACCCCCGCCTGGCCGAGCTCGCGCTGGCCCTGGGCGGCTTCGGTATCGGCACCAGCGAGTTCGTGATCATGGGCCTGATGAACCGGGTCGCCGCCGACCTGCAGGTGGCCACCGCCGATGTCGGCTACGCGATCTCCAGCTATGCCCTCGGGGTGGTGGTGGGCGCCCCGCTGATCGCGGCCCTGGCCGCCCGGGTCCCGCGCCGGGCCCTGCTGATCGCGCTGATGCTGGTCTTCGCCGTCGGCAACCTGGCCAGCGCCCTGGCCACGGCCTTCTGGCCCTTCGTCGGCCTGCGCTTTCTCGCCGGCCTGCCCCACGGCGCCTACTTCGGCGTTGCCGCCCTGGTGGCCGCGGCGGCCGTGCCCATCGACCAGCGCGCCCGGGCGGTCAGCCGGGTGATGCTGGGCCTGACAAGCGCCATCGTGGTGGGGGCGCCGCTAGCCACCTGGGCCGGACAGTGGCTGGGCTGGCCGGTGGCCTTCGCCGGCGTCGGGGGCATCGCCCTGGCCACCGCCGTGCTGATCCGCCTGTGGGTGCCGGCCCAGGCGCCCAACCCCCAGGCCAGCCCGCGCCGCGAACTGTCGGGGCTGGTCAAGCGGCGCGTGCTGGCCACCCTGGGCGTGGCCAGCATCGGCTTCGGCGGCATGTTCGCGGTGTTCAGCTATGTGGTACCGACCCTCTCCGCCCAGGCCGGCATGGCGGAGTCGGTGGGCCCCTGGGTGCTGGCGATCTTCGGCATCGGCACCATCCTCGGCAACCTCGTCGGGGCCCGGGCCGCCGACAAGCACCTGATGCGGGCGATCCCCTGCATCCTGGGGTGGTGCCTGGTGGTGCAGGGTGGCTTCTACGTCGCCGCCAACCACCTGGTCAGCGGCCTGCTGTTCGTCGGGCTGGTCGGCACCAGCATGGCCCTGGGGCCGGCGCTGCAGACGCGCCTGATGGACGTCGCCGGCGACGCCCAGACCATGGCCGCCTCGATGAACCACGCCGCCTTCAACTGCGCCAACGCCCTGGGCGCCTGGCTGGCGGCCGTGGTCATCAAGGCGGGGGCGGACTGGTCGGCCAGCGGGCTGGTCGGTGCCGCCCTGGCGCTCGGCGGGCTGCTGGTGTTCGCCGCCGACCGCCGGCTGGAGCAGCGGGCGCGGCTCCGGGCGGCCGCGGCCTGA
- the glsB gene encoding glutaminase B, whose product MTTPSRAARPRPGSSPALQAWVDEIADRARSRLGTGRVADYIPALADQDPERFGLALCTNDGGLYTAGDAEMPFSIQSLSKVLLLSLALRTHGDVLWQRVGLNPSGMPFNSLMQLETERGKPRNPFINAGAIVVADHLVGAFATPSKHLQDIARTLSGNAGILIDRQVLASEWQHRARNAAAAYLMKAFGNLDNEVDEVLEAYFACCALRMSCADLAVALNYLAADGRALTTGERFVPPAMAQRINALMFTSGMYDAAGDFAYRVGLPAKSGVGGGIVAIVPGRMSICAWSPALDASGNSVAAQYALERLAEGLGRWTQGTGRLAPAATP is encoded by the coding sequence ATGACCACTCCTTCCCGCGCTGCCCGGCCGCGGCCCGGCAGCTCGCCGGCGCTTCAGGCCTGGGTGGACGAGATCGCCGACCGCGCCAGGTCGCGACTCGGCACGGGCCGGGTCGCCGACTATATCCCGGCCCTGGCGGACCAGGACCCCGAGCGCTTCGGCCTCGCCTTGTGCACCAACGACGGCGGCCTGTATACGGCCGGCGACGCCGAGATGCCCTTCTCGATCCAGAGCCTGTCGAAGGTGCTGCTGCTGAGCCTGGCGCTGCGCACCCACGGGGATGTCCTGTGGCAGCGCGTCGGCCTCAACCCGTCGGGCATGCCGTTCAACTCCCTGATGCAGCTGGAGACGGAGCGCGGCAAGCCCCGCAACCCCTTCATCAACGCCGGGGCCATCGTGGTCGCCGACCACCTGGTCGGCGCCTTCGCCACCCCGTCGAAGCACCTCCAGGACATCGCCAGGACGCTGTCCGGCAACGCTGGCATCCTGATCGACCGGCAGGTCCTGGCGTCGGAGTGGCAGCATCGCGCCCGCAACGCCGCCGCCGCCTACCTGATGAAGGCCTTCGGCAACCTCGACAACGAGGTCGACGAGGTCCTGGAGGCCTACTTCGCCTGCTGTGCCCTGCGCATGAGCTGTGCCGACCTCGCCGTCGCCTTGAACTACCTGGCGGCCGATGGCCGTGCGCTGACCACGGGCGAACGCTTCGTGCCGCCGGCCATGGCGCAGCGCATCAATGCCCTGATGTTCACCTCCGGGATGTACGACGCCGCAGGCGACTTCGCCTATCGCGTGGGGCTGCCGGCGAAGAGTGGCGTGGGCGGCGGCATCGTCGCCATCGTGCCCGGCCGGATGTCGATCTGCGCCTGGTCACCGGCGCTCGACGCCAGCGGCAACTCGGTGGCCGCCCAGTACGCCCTGGAACGGCTCGCCGAGGGGCTTGGCCGCTGGACCCAGGGAACCGGCCGGCTCGCCCCGGCAGCCACGCCCTGA
- a CDS encoding SDR family oxidoreductase, whose amino-acid sequence MKNTTLILGCGDIGTTLGRELLAAGHRVVGVRRQADKLAGTGIEGRAADLGDAAALAELPDADLLVYVVSADHFEEDAYRAAYPDGLKAVLAEYAGRRQAPKHVFFVSSTSVYAQQDGEVVDETSPADSAGFSGQLMREAEQALIAHALPGTVVRFSGIYGPGRDRLIHQVGEGRIAAATPAMYSNRIHRDDCAGVLAHLIGRALAGESLHELYLASDCEPTPLHEVMTWLARQLKVEATETIQSPLRRRASKRCDNTRLLESGYRFRYPTFREGYAQVLREGGFLPTDSALS is encoded by the coding sequence GTGAAGAACACGACGCTGATTCTGGGCTGTGGTGATATCGGGACGACGCTGGGCCGCGAGCTGCTGGCGGCCGGCCATCGCGTCGTCGGCGTGCGGCGCCAGGCCGACAAGCTGGCCGGCACCGGCATCGAGGGCCGCGCCGCGGACCTGGGCGATGCCGCGGCGCTCGCCGAGTTGCCGGATGCCGACCTGCTGGTCTACGTGGTCAGTGCGGACCACTTCGAGGAGGACGCCTATCGGGCGGCCTACCCGGATGGCCTCAAGGCGGTGCTGGCGGAGTATGCCGGCCGCCGGCAGGCGCCGAAGCACGTCTTCTTCGTCTCCTCCACCAGCGTCTATGCCCAGCAGGACGGCGAGGTCGTGGACGAGACCAGCCCCGCCGACTCCGCCGGCTTCTCGGGCCAGCTGATGCGCGAGGCCGAGCAGGCGCTGATCGCGCATGCGTTGCCGGGCACCGTGGTGCGCTTCTCGGGCATCTACGGCCCCGGCCGCGACCGGCTGATCCACCAGGTCGGCGAGGGGCGCATCGCCGCGGCCACCCCGGCCATGTACTCCAACCGCATCCATCGCGATGACTGCGCCGGCGTGCTGGCCCACCTGATCGGCCGGGCCCTCGCCGGCGAGTCGCTCCATGAGCTCTACCTGGCCAGCGACTGCGAGCCCACGCCGCTCCACGAGGTGATGACCTGGCTGGCCAGGCAGCTCAAGGTCGAGGCCACCGAGACCATCCAGTCGCCGCTGCGCCGCCGGGCCAGCAAGCGCTGCGACAACACCCGCCTGCTCGAGAGCGGCTATCGCTTCCGCTACCCCACCTTTCGGGAGGGCTATGCCCAGGTGCTGCGCGAGGGCGGCTTCCTGCCGACCGACTCGGCGCTGAGCTAG
- a CDS encoding RidA family protein: protein MSNKAVINTDQAPAAIGPYSQAIKAGNTVYLSGQIPLDPATMELVSDDVEAQARQVFTNLKAVCEEAAGTLQDVVKLNLYLVDLDNFAIVNQVMEEFFTAPYPARAAVGVKALPKGSQVEAEAVLVIGD from the coding sequence ATGAGCAACAAGGCCGTCATCAACACCGACCAGGCACCCGCCGCCATCGGCCCCTACTCCCAGGCCATCAAGGCCGGCAATACCGTCTACCTGTCCGGGCAGATCCCGCTGGACCCGGCGACCATGGAGCTCGTCTCCGACGACGTCGAGGCCCAGGCCCGCCAGGTGTTCACCAACCTGAAGGCGGTCTGCGAGGAGGCCGCCGGCACCCTGCAGGACGTGGTCAAGCTCAACCTCTACCTGGTGGACCTGGACAACTTCGCCATCGTCAACCAGGTGATGGAGGAGTTCTTCACGGCGCCCTATCCCGCCCGCGCCGCCGTCGGCGTCAAGGCGCTGCCCAAGGGCAGCCAGGTGGAAGCCGAGGCCGTGCTGGTCATCGGCGACTGA
- the gmk gene encoding guanylate kinase produces MPQGTLFIVSAPSGAGKTSLVRELIESLDGIQVSVSHTTRPRRDGEVDGVNYHFVDKAAFETMIERGEFFEHARVFDNYYGTSRRAVQARLAAGQDVILEIDWQGARQVRAQLPDAVSIFILPPSREELERRLAGRGTDEHAVIASRMREAVSEMSHHDEYDYLVINDDFTTALRELQSLVIARRLTLDRVQARHGPLLAALLSGEPGVE; encoded by the coding sequence ATGCCCCAAGGTACGCTCTTCATCGTCTCCGCTCCCTCCGGCGCCGGCAAGACCAGCCTGGTGCGCGAGCTGATCGAAAGCCTCGACGGCATCCAGGTCTCGGTGTCGCACACCACCCGGCCGCGTCGCGACGGCGAGGTCGACGGCGTGAACTACCACTTCGTCGACAAGGCAGCCTTCGAGACGATGATCGAGCGGGGGGAGTTCTTCGAGCACGCCCGGGTGTTCGACAACTACTACGGCACCTCGCGCCGGGCGGTGCAGGCCCGGCTCGCCGCCGGCCAGGACGTGATCCTCGAGATCGACTGGCAGGGCGCCCGCCAGGTCCGCGCGCAGCTGCCCGACGCGGTGTCGATCTTCATCCTGCCACCCTCCCGGGAGGAGCTGGAGCGTCGCCTGGCCGGCCGCGGCACCGACGAGCATGCGGTGATCGCCTCCCGCATGCGCGAGGCGGTCAGCGAGATGTCCCATCACGATGAGTACGACTACCTGGTGATCAACGACGACTTCACCACCGCCCTGCGCGAGCTGCAGTCCCTGGTCATCGCCCGCCGCCTGACCCTCGACCGCGTCCAGGCGCGCCACGGGCCGCTGCTGGCGGCGCTCTTGTCAGGAGAGCCGGGGGTCGAGTAA
- a CDS encoding hydrogen peroxide-inducible genes activator, which translates to MTLTELRYIVTLAQERHFGRAAERCFVSQPTLSVAVKKLEEELGVALFERSKSTVQVTPLGEKIVEQAQRVLEQSSVIKELATAGRDQLTSPLRIGAIYTIGPYLFPHLVPELTRGAPQMPLYIEEGFTGDLRRKLRSGELDAIIVALPFTETDVVTKPLYEEAFEVLMPADHPWASRNSIDKENLLEERLLLLGEGHCFRDQILEACPAISHKLNSPHNTLTAEGGSLETIRHMVASRLGITVLPRSAIGTSHYESGLLVSRPFTAPAPARTVAIAWRASFPRPQAIDAVTEAIQRCRAAEPSPA; encoded by the coding sequence ATGACTCTAACAGAACTCCGCTACATCGTAACCCTGGCCCAGGAGCGCCATTTCGGGCGCGCCGCCGAGCGCTGCTTCGTGTCCCAGCCCACCCTCTCGGTGGCGGTGAAGAAGCTCGAGGAGGAGCTCGGGGTCGCGCTGTTCGAGCGCTCCAAGTCCACCGTCCAGGTCACCCCGCTGGGCGAGAAGATCGTCGAGCAGGCCCAGCGCGTGCTGGAACAGAGCAGCGTGATCAAGGAGCTGGCCACCGCCGGACGCGACCAGCTGACGAGCCCGCTGCGCATCGGCGCCATCTACACCATCGGCCCCTACCTGTTTCCCCACCTGGTGCCGGAACTCACCCGGGGGGCGCCCCAGATGCCGCTGTATATCGAGGAGGGCTTCACCGGCGACCTGCGACGCAAGCTGCGCAGCGGCGAGCTCGACGCCATCATCGTGGCGCTGCCCTTCACCGAGACCGATGTGGTGACCAAGCCGCTCTACGAGGAGGCCTTCGAGGTGCTGATGCCGGCCGACCACCCCTGGGCCAGCCGCAACAGCATCGACAAGGAGAACCTCCTCGAGGAGCGCCTGCTGCTGCTCGGCGAGGGACACTGCTTTCGCGACCAGATCCTCGAGGCCTGCCCGGCCATCAGCCACAAGCTCAACAGCCCCCACAACACCCTCACCGCCGAGGGCGGCTCGCTGGAGACCATCCGCCACATGGTGGCCTCGCGCCTCGGCATCACCGTGCTGCCGCGCTCGGCCATCGGCACCAGCCACTACGAGAGCGGCCTGCTGGTCAGCCGTCCCTTCACCGCGCCGGCCCCCGCGCGGACCGTGGCCATCGCCTGGCGCGCGAGCTTCCCCCGGCCCCAGGCCATCGATGCGGTGACCGAGGCCATCCAGCGCTGCCGCGCCGCCGAGCCGTCCCCGGCATGA
- the thpR gene encoding RNA 2',3'-cyclic phosphodiesterase: protein MRLFLALMPPPALRRRLGELAERTRARCGGRRMPDDSLHLTLAFLGEQPETRAMAIGDWLARFSILPGSWRLDAWGYFHRPGIVWVGGGEGEPALRDLQRQLWDGLEEMGITGRPDRFAPHITLLRQARRPPGPDLPRIAMTWDYTRVELIQSVVTQQGSHYRPLARTAPPEEMP from the coding sequence ATGCGCCTCTTCCTGGCTCTGATGCCGCCGCCGGCGCTGCGCCGGCGGCTCGGCGAGCTCGCCGAGCGGACCCGGGCCCGCTGCGGCGGGCGACGCATGCCCGATGACAGCCTGCACCTGACGCTGGCCTTCCTCGGCGAGCAGCCGGAGACCCGGGCCATGGCGATCGGCGACTGGTTGGCGCGCTTCTCGATCCTGCCGGGGAGTTGGCGGCTGGATGCCTGGGGCTACTTCCACCGCCCGGGGATCGTCTGGGTCGGCGGGGGCGAGGGGGAGCCGGCCCTGAGAGACCTGCAGCGCCAGCTCTGGGACGGCCTCGAGGAGATGGGCATCACCGGACGGCCCGACCGCTTCGCCCCGCATATCACCCTGCTGCGCCAGGCTCGGCGGCCGCCCGGTCCCGACCTGCCGCGCATCGCCATGACATGGGACTATACTCGGGTAGAGCTAATACAGTCGGTCGTAACGCAACAGGGAAGCCACTATCGCCCCCTCGCGCGGACCGCCCCGCCCGAGGAGATGCCATGA
- a CDS encoding acyloxyacyl hydrolase, producing MTRLLPRFATTAALTACLGILPAAAAPSLELGTTSEDTPTLGVNLDWMHDLSHWHPALDLRLTTGLLLLPGENGEDNAAWKLTPALRYHLDDGRTFLEAGLGGGLFMETEVGDQALSTAWQFESRLAIGRSFAFGGEFGASAAHYSNARMDLPNEGFEVYALAYRQPL from the coding sequence ATGACGCGCCTGCTCCCCCGCTTCGCGACCACCGCCGCCCTCACCGCCTGTCTCGGCATCCTGCCGGCGGCCGCCGCCCCCAGCCTCGAACTCGGCACCACCAGCGAGGACACCCCGACGCTGGGCGTGAACCTCGACTGGATGCATGACCTGAGCCACTGGCATCCGGCCCTGGACCTGCGCCTGACCACCGGCCTGCTGCTGCTGCCGGGCGAGAACGGCGAGGATAATGCCGCCTGGAAGCTGACCCCGGCGCTGCGCTACCACCTCGACGATGGCCGCACCTTCCTCGAGGCCGGCCTGGGCGGGGGCCTGTTCATGGAGACGGAAGTGGGCGACCAGGCGCTGTCCACGGCGTGGCAGTTCGAGAGCCGCCTGGCCATCGGGCGAAGCTTCGCCTTCGGCGGCGAGTTCGGCGCCAGTGCCGCCCACTATTCCAATGCCCGCATGGACCTGCCCAACGAGGGGTTCGAGGTCTACGCCCTGGCCTATCGCCAGCCGCTCTAG
- a CDS encoding RelA/SpoT family protein produces MFTIDDLADRLGGYLPQDEIQQVKRAFYYAEQAHDGQRRRSGEPYVTHPLAVANILANMHMDYQSLMAAMLHDVIEDTGVAKEALGEQFGKPVAELVDGVSKLTQITFEDKAVAQAENFQKMVLAMSRDIRVIIVKLADRLHNMRTLGALRPEKKRRIARETLEIYARIASRLGINTIRVELEDLSFQALHPMRAERIKRAVASARGHRRSTIRQVQNSLQKSLDDEGLNGSVVGRQKHLLSIYRKMRDQRKSFAEIMDVFGFRIITEDVDSCYRILGVVHNLYKPVPGRFKDYIAIPKANGYQSLHTTLFGSGGMPIEVQIRTREMEAMANNGIAAHWLYKAGQTEHPIAEGSHARARAWVKGLLEMQRHAGDSLEFIEHVKNDLFPDDIYVFTPKGDIMELPQGATVIDFAYSVHTDIGNSCIACRIDRHLAPLSTRLQSGQTLEIITAPGARPNLAWLNVVVTAKARSAIRHALKHQQHTEAVQLGRRLLNKALAEFETSLEELPAKPLDVLLDELELKSEDALLESIGLGTRVAHVVSRRLVDLQHGEPVPSRSERQAQGPILISGAEGMVIKFARCCHPLPGDPVIGHLSAGKGIVVHRDECRNLAELKSDPDKLFALEWSDQADEDFPVPLRLEIESRRGLVAELASLVTDADANIERIGIEERDARLSIVNLTLAVRNRVHLARIIKRLRNLSHVGRITRLGN; encoded by the coding sequence ATGTTCACCATCGATGACCTGGCCGACCGTCTCGGCGGCTACCTTCCCCAGGACGAGATCCAGCAGGTCAAGCGTGCCTTCTACTACGCCGAGCAGGCCCATGATGGCCAGCGCCGGCGTTCCGGCGAGCCCTATGTCACCCACCCCCTGGCGGTGGCGAACATCCTCGCCAACATGCACATGGACTACCAGAGCCTGATGGCCGCCATGCTGCACGACGTGATCGAGGATACCGGGGTAGCCAAGGAGGCCCTCGGCGAGCAGTTCGGCAAGCCGGTGGCCGAACTGGTCGACGGCGTCTCCAAGCTGACCCAGATCACCTTCGAGGACAAGGCCGTCGCCCAGGCCGAGAACTTCCAGAAGATGGTCCTGGCGATGTCCCGGGACATCCGGGTGATCATCGTCAAGCTGGCCGACCGGCTGCACAACATGCGCACCCTGGGCGCCCTGCGCCCGGAGAAGAAGCGTCGCATCGCCCGCGAGACCTTGGAGATCTATGCCCGCATCGCCAGCCGGCTGGGCATCAATACCATCCGCGTCGAGCTCGAGGACCTGTCCTTCCAGGCCCTGCACCCGATGCGCGCCGAGCGCATCAAGCGCGCCGTGGCCAGCGCCCGGGGACATCGCCGCTCGACGATCCGCCAGGTCCAGAACAGCCTGCAGAAGAGCCTCGACGACGAGGGCCTGAACGGCTCGGTGGTGGGCCGCCAGAAGCACCTGCTGTCGATCTACCGCAAGATGCGCGACCAGCGGAAGTCCTTCGCCGAGATCATGGATGTCTTCGGCTTTCGCATCATCACCGAGGACGTCGACAGCTGCTACCGGATCCTCGGGGTGGTCCACAACCTCTACAAGCCGGTCCCGGGCCGCTTCAAGGACTATATCGCCATCCCCAAGGCCAACGGCTACCAGAGCCTGCACACCACCCTGTTCGGCAGCGGCGGCATGCCCATCGAGGTGCAGATCCGCACCCGCGAGATGGAGGCCATGGCCAACAACGGCATCGCCGCCCACTGGCTCTACAAGGCCGGCCAGACCGAGCACCCCATCGCCGAGGGCAGTCACGCCCGGGCCCGGGCCTGGGTCAAGGGCCTGCTGGAGATGCAGCGCCACGCCGGGGACTCGCTGGAGTTCATCGAGCACGTCAAGAACGATCTCTTCCCCGACGATATCTACGTCTTCACGCCCAAGGGCGACATCATGGAGCTGCCCCAGGGCGCCACCGTGATCGATTTCGCCTACAGCGTGCACACCGACATCGGCAACAGCTGCATCGCCTGCCGCATCGACCGTCACCTGGCCCCGCTCTCCACCCGCCTGCAGAGCGGCCAGACCCTGGAGATCATCACCGCCCCCGGGGCCCGCCCCAACCTGGCCTGGCTCAACGTGGTGGTCACCGCCAAGGCGCGCTCGGCGATCCGCCACGCCCTCAAGCACCAGCAGCACACCGAGGCCGTCCAGCTCGGCCGCCGACTGCTCAACAAGGCCCTCGCCGAGTTCGAGACCAGCCTCGAGGAGCTGCCGGCGAAGCCGCTGGACGTGCTGCTCGACGAACTCGAGCTCAAGAGCGAGGATGCCCTGCTGGAATCCATCGGGCTCGGCACCCGGGTCGCCCATGTGGTGTCGCGCCGGCTGGTCGATCTCCAGCATGGCGAGCCGGTGCCGTCCCGCAGCGAGCGCCAGGCCCAGGGCCCCATCCTGATCAGCGGCGCCGAGGGCATGGTGATCAAGTTCGCCCGCTGCTGCCATCCGCTGCCCGGCGACCCGGTCATCGGCCACCTCTCGGCCGGCAAGGGCATCGTGGTGCACCGGGACGAGTGCCGCAACCTGGCCGAACTCAAGAGCGACCCGGACAAGCTGTTCGCCCTGGAGTGGTCCGACCAGGCCGACGAGGACTTCCCCGTGCCGCTGCGCCTGGAGATCGAGAGCCGCCGCGGCCTGGTCGCCGAGCTGGCCAGCCTGGTCACCGATGCCGACGCCAACATCGAGCGTATCGGCATCGAGGAGCGCGACGCCCGGCTGTCGATCGTCAACCTGACCCTGGCCGTGCGCAACCGCGTACACCTGGCCCGCATCATCAAGCGCCTGCGCAACCTGTCGCATGTCGGCAGGATCACCCGCCTGGGCAATTGA